A DNA window from Parabacteroides johnsonii DSM 18315 contains the following coding sequences:
- a CDS encoding efflux RND transporter periplasmic adaptor subunit: MTRANAKWIRLMAVIGCTTMWMASCKHAPDAQMKASYATMKVSTADKELTTPYSATIRGRQDIDIYPQVSGTIERLCVTEGQVVRKGQLLFVIDQVPYKAALKTAQANVEVAKAALATAELNYSSTKELFAKKVVSAFNLKTSENSYLTAKAQLVQAEAQELNARNNLSYTEVKSPTDGVVGMLPYRAGALVSASIPQPLTTISDNSNMYVYFSMTENQLLAMSRQYKSMDEALENMPEVSLKLNDQSIYEQKGKIESISGVIDRKTGTVGVRAVFPNESRLLHSGASGNVLIPQAYKDCIIIPQGATVRLQDKTIVYKVVDGKAVSTLITVAEISDGREYIVLDGLKVGEEIVSEGAGLVREGTQVK; the protein is encoded by the coding sequence ATGACAAGAGCAAATGCAAAATGGATACGGCTGATGGCAGTTATCGGCTGTACGACTATGTGGATGGCATCCTGCAAACATGCACCGGATGCGCAGATGAAAGCATCTTATGCGACGATGAAAGTTTCTACTGCAGACAAAGAGCTGACAACACCTTATTCGGCCACGATCCGCGGTCGCCAGGATATTGATATTTATCCGCAAGTATCGGGAACTATCGAACGACTGTGTGTGACAGAAGGACAGGTCGTACGGAAAGGACAATTACTTTTCGTCATAGATCAGGTTCCTTACAAGGCCGCTTTGAAGACGGCCCAGGCAAACGTGGAAGTGGCAAAAGCAGCTTTGGCTACCGCCGAGCTGAACTACAGCAGCACAAAAGAACTGTTTGCGAAAAAGGTTGTTTCCGCTTTTAACCTGAAAACAAGCGAGAACAGCTACCTGACCGCCAAAGCACAGTTGGTCCAGGCCGAAGCCCAGGAGCTGAACGCCCGCAACAACCTGTCTTATACGGAAGTTAAAAGTCCGACTGACGGTGTTGTCGGTATGTTGCCTTACCGTGCCGGGGCATTGGTCAGCGCCAGTATTCCCCAACCGCTGACAACGATTTCGGACAATTCGAATATGTATGTCTACTTTTCCATGACGGAAAACCAGTTGCTGGCCATGAGCCGCCAATACAAAAGCATGGACGAAGCGTTGGAAAACATGCCGGAAGTGTCGTTGAAACTGAACGACCAGTCCATTTACGAGCAGAAAGGAAAGATCGAATCGATTAGCGGGGTGATCGACCGGAAGACCGGAACAGTCGGCGTACGTGCCGTATTCCCCAACGAATCCCGCCTGCTTCATAGCGGAGCCTCCGGCAATGTGCTCATACCGCAGGCCTACAAAGACTGTATCATTATTCCTCAAGGCGCAACGGTTCGTTTGCAGGACAAGACGATTGTCTACAAAGTAGTGGACGGTAAAGCCGTTTCCACATTGATTACCGTAGCTGAAATCAGCGACGGCCGTGAATACATCGTACTCGACGGATTGAAGGTAGGCGAAGAGATCGTATCCGAAGGAGCCGGATTAGTACGTGAAGGAACGCAAGTTAAATAA
- a CDS encoding alkaline phosphatase, with product MKKAISLLLLLAIIFMPAKAQDVENVKPVKNVILLIPDGTSLATVSMARWLQWYTNPDKPKLNIDPYLCGTVRTHSSNAPIGDSAPTTSCYMTGQPSRTGYVSTYPENDGDNDIYPTDPARAFQPLTTVLEAAKIKQGKSTGLVFTCEFPHATPADCSAHSYNRGKYEWIAPQMAHNDLNVVIGGGTSLLPEESEAYLKANGYGVFKNDINGMRNYSGNNMWALFGDREMAYDIDRDPAQQPSLEEMTRKAIEKLSQNPNGFFLMVEGSKVDWAAHANDPVGMATDMLAFDRACGAALEFARQNGETAVVIAPDHGNSGISIGRADCKGYDKLSKDQLFHQFSLYKLTAEGFAKKVNSVPASEVQNVFRTYAGFELTPEELDALNHCKDYKNSPIPENERSTKGKGSLYSGSLTTFMSKLLTSKTCFGFTTGGHTGEEVFLAAYHPDRASLPLGMHTNIELNHYLCALFGMTHDTLEELTAGNFAPHTEVFKDFKCEIVPAKDEKGSPSLVVKNKKKQINITPFSNIVTIGKKGQEEIRLNSVIVYVDKNNTFYLPAKLVEYLQ from the coding sequence ATGAAAAAAGCAATCTCACTTCTCCTGTTACTGGCTATCATCTTCATGCCGGCAAAGGCTCAGGATGTAGAAAACGTTAAGCCGGTGAAGAATGTCATTCTTCTGATCCCGGACGGGACATCGCTGGCAACTGTTTCCATGGCGCGTTGGCTGCAATGGTATACCAACCCCGACAAACCGAAATTGAACATCGACCCGTATCTCTGCGGGACAGTCCGCACACATTCTTCGAATGCACCTATCGGAGACTCGGCCCCTACGACTTCCTGCTACATGACAGGACAGCCCAGCCGTACAGGCTACGTTTCCACTTATCCGGAGAACGACGGCGACAACGATATCTACCCGACCGATCCGGCACGCGCTTTCCAACCGCTAACAACCGTCCTGGAAGCGGCCAAAATAAAACAGGGCAAATCGACGGGACTGGTTTTCACCTGCGAATTCCCGCATGCGACACCGGCCGACTGCTCCGCCCACAGCTACAACCGTGGCAAATATGAATGGATCGCCCCACAGATGGCTCACAACGACCTGAACGTCGTGATCGGAGGCGGCACCAGCCTGCTTCCCGAAGAGAGCGAAGCCTACCTGAAAGCGAACGGATATGGTGTCTTTAAGAATGACATCAACGGTATGCGTAATTATAGCGGTAACAATATGTGGGCTTTGTTCGGAGACAGGGAAATGGCTTACGACATCGATCGCGACCCGGCCCAACAGCCTTCTCTGGAAGAGATGACTCGCAAAGCGATCGAAAAGTTGTCTCAAAACCCGAACGGTTTCTTCCTGATGGTGGAAGGCAGTAAGGTTGACTGGGCTGCACACGCGAATGATCCGGTCGGCATGGCCACAGATATGTTGGCTTTCGACCGTGCTTGCGGTGCTGCCCTCGAATTTGCCCGTCAGAATGGTGAGACTGCCGTAGTGATCGCTCCTGATCATGGCAACAGCGGTATCAGCATCGGGCGTGCCGATTGCAAAGGGTACGATAAACTGAGCAAAGACCAACTCTTCCACCAGTTTTCCTTGTATAAGCTGACCGCCGAAGGTTTTGCCAAAAAGGTGAACAGTGTACCGGCATCCGAAGTACAGAACGTATTCCGCACATACGCAGGTTTCGAACTGACACCGGAAGAGTTGGACGCCTTAAACCATTGTAAAGACTATAAGAACAGCCCGATCCCGGAAAACGAACGTTCGACCAAAGGCAAAGGTTCTTTATACAGCGGTTCTTTGACGACTTTCATGTCCAAGTTGCTTACCTCCAAAACTTGTTTCGGTTTCACAACCGGCGGCCACACCGGTGAAGAGGTGTTCCTCGCTGCTTACCATCCTGACCGTGCAAGCCTGCCTCTCGGTATGCACACGAATATCGAACTGAACCATTATCTCTGCGCCCTGTTCGGCATGACACACGACACGCTGGAAGAACTGACAGCCGGCAACTTCGCTCCTCACACGGAAGTATTCAAAGATTTCAAATGTGAAATCGTTCCGGCTAAAGACGAAAAAGGTTCTCCTTCATTAGTTGTAAAGAACAAAAAGAAGCAGATCAACATCACGCCGTTCAGCAACATCGTGACGATCGGAAAGAAAGGACAGGAAGAAATCCGCCTGAATTCGGTAATCGTGTATGTTGACAAAAACAACACATTTTATCTGCCGGCCAAACTGGTAGAATATCTGCAATAA
- a CDS encoding M24 family metallopeptidase has translation MIQKELIGDLKLKWDHMQQAMQKINAGGCLLTVDVNLYYTTGRIYSGYFYLPAEGAPRFFVKRPNGLAGDHVEYIRKPEQMAELFASHGLEMPEKLLLEADELTYNDYIRLQKIFNPKETGNATAMMRELRRIKTPYEIEMFRISAERHAKTYAEIPECFRPGMTDLEFQYEIEKRMRKNGSIGLFRAFGANMDIFMGSILAGENAEVPSPFDFALGGGGIDASCPLGANGTTLKEGTAVMVDMAGNYTAYMTDMTRVFSVGRLPELAYRAHQTALLIESEIENIARPGTPCAELYEIAAKITEKQGLGAYFMGTKQQAKFVGHGIGIQINELPVLTPRSKDRLEPNMVFALEPKYVIPGVGAVGIENSFLVTETGLEKITQFTEDIIQL, from the coding sequence ATGATACAAAAAGAATTGATTGGCGATCTTAAGCTGAAATGGGATCACATGCAGCAGGCGATGCAAAAAATAAATGCCGGCGGATGCCTGCTTACCGTGGATGTGAATCTGTATTATACAACCGGACGTATCTATAGCGGCTATTTCTATCTTCCCGCGGAAGGTGCTCCCCGGTTCTTCGTGAAACGGCCGAACGGACTGGCCGGCGACCATGTCGAATACATCCGCAAACCGGAACAAATGGCTGAGCTTTTCGCATCCCACGGACTGGAAATGCCGGAAAAGCTCCTGCTCGAAGCCGACGAGCTGACATACAACGACTATATACGCCTGCAAAAGATCTTCAATCCGAAAGAGACCGGAAACGCAACCGCAATGATGCGTGAGCTACGCCGGATAAAGACGCCGTACGAGATCGAAATGTTCCGTATCTCGGCCGAACGACACGCCAAGACATACGCTGAAATTCCCGAATGTTTCCGTCCCGGAATGACCGACCTCGAATTCCAGTATGAAATAGAAAAACGGATGCGCAAGAACGGCTCCATCGGGTTGTTCCGTGCTTTCGGAGCCAACATGGATATCTTTATGGGAAGTATCCTGGCGGGAGAAAACGCCGAAGTCCCCTCTCCTTTCGACTTCGCCTTAGGTGGCGGAGGTATCGACGCCTCCTGCCCGTTAGGTGCAAACGGGACGACCCTGAAAGAAGGGACGGCCGTCATGGTGGATATGGCGGGAAACTATACGGCTTATATGACGGATATGACACGTGTGTTCTCCGTCGGCCGACTGCCCGAACTTGCTTACCGGGCGCATCAGACAGCCCTTCTTATCGAAAGCGAGATCGAAAATATCGCCCGGCCGGGAACACCTTGTGCCGAACTCTATGAGATAGCTGCCAAAATCACCGAAAAACAGGGACTCGGCGCCTACTTCATGGGGACCAAGCAACAAGCCAAATTCGTGGGGCACGGCATCGGCATCCAGATAAACGAGCTCCCGGTACTTACGCCCCGCTCGAAAGACAGGCTCGAACCGAACATGGTGTTCGCGCTCGAACCGAAATATGTGATACCGGGTGTCGGCGCCGTCGGCATCGAAAACAGCTTCCTGGTTACGGAAACCGGACTGGAGAAGATCACGCAATTTACAGAAGATATCATACAATTATAA
- a CDS encoding M48 family metallopeptidase, whose product MQYVGIQTQQSRNNFRSLLLLCLFPCLVMGLLFAFCYLLHLLAMNDDGLTQAEILKYSTGMFIHLAPYVLGGVLIWFIIAYFANTSIINSATGSEPLSRMENKRVYNLVENLCMNQGMKMPKINIINDDSLNAFASGINERTYTISLSRGIIDKLDDSELEAVIAHELSHIRNKDVRLMIVSIVFVGIFAMLAQIAMRSVYYSSMSRRRDEKNNTAIIIVLVMIVAAIGYFFSMLMRFAISRKREYLADAGAAEMTKNPLALASALRKISADPDIEAVKREDVAQLFIQHPGQQAKSALSGLSGLFATHPPIEKRIQVLEQF is encoded by the coding sequence ATGCAATACGTCGGCATACAAACCCAACAGAGCAGGAACAATTTCCGGTCCCTGCTCCTGCTTTGCTTGTTTCCCTGCCTGGTGATGGGATTGCTTTTCGCGTTCTGCTACCTGCTCCACCTGTTGGCGATGAACGACGACGGCTTGACGCAAGCCGAGATACTAAAATATTCCACCGGAATGTTCATCCATTTGGCACCATACGTGTTGGGAGGCGTATTGATTTGGTTTATCATCGCCTATTTTGCCAATACAAGCATCATCAACTCGGCAACCGGTTCCGAGCCTTTGTCGAGAATGGAAAACAAAAGGGTATATAACTTAGTGGAGAACCTGTGTATGAACCAAGGGATGAAAATGCCCAAGATCAATATCATCAACGACGATTCGCTGAATGCTTTTGCAAGCGGCATCAACGAAAGGACCTATACCATCAGCCTCTCGCGGGGAATCATCGACAAACTGGACGATTCCGAACTGGAAGCGGTCATTGCACACGAACTGTCGCATATCCGCAACAAGGACGTACGCCTGATGATCGTATCGATCGTCTTCGTCGGTATCTTTGCCATGCTCGCACAGATAGCCATGCGCTCCGTCTACTACTCGTCGATGAGCCGCAGGAGAGACGAGAAAAACAACACTGCGATCATTATCGTCTTAGTCATGATCGTTGCGGCCATCGGTTATTTCTTCTCCATGCTGATGCGTTTCGCCATCTCGCGCAAACGGGAATACCTGGCCGACGCCGGAGCCGCCGAGATGACCAAGAACCCGCTCGCCCTCGCCAGCGCACTACGGAAAATATCGGCCGATCCCGACATCGAAGCCGTCAAACGGGAAGACGTAGCCCAGCTTTTCATCCAGCATCCGGGCCAACAGGCTAAAAGCGCACTGAGCGGCTTAAGCGGACTTTTCGCCACTCACCCGCCCATCGAAAAACGGATACAAGTGCTCGAACAATTCTAA
- a CDS encoding LemA family protein, whose product MTAIILIAVIVILAIWIASLYNSLVKLRNNRENAFADIDVQLKQRHDLIPQLVETVKGYASHEKETLERVINARNGAISAKTIDDKIVAENALTSALAGLKITLEAYPDLKANQNFLQLQEEISDLENKLAAVRRYFNSATKELNNAVETFPSNLIAGMFGFKKEVMFDLGEQRATLEEAPKIKF is encoded by the coding sequence ATGACAGCAATCATTTTAATAGCAGTGATCGTGATCCTGGCAATCTGGATCGCTTCCTTGTATAATTCGTTAGTGAAATTGCGTAACAACCGCGAGAACGCTTTTGCCGATATCGACGTGCAACTTAAACAACGCCATGACCTCATCCCGCAGTTGGTCGAAACGGTCAAAGGCTATGCCTCACACGAGAAAGAGACACTGGAGCGCGTCATTAACGCCCGCAACGGAGCGATCAGCGCCAAAACGATCGACGACAAGATCGTGGCTGAAAACGCCCTGACTTCCGCACTGGCCGGCTTGAAGATCACGCTCGAAGCCTATCCCGATCTGAAAGCCAACCAGAACTTTTTGCAGTTACAGGAAGAAATATCCGATCTGGAAAACAAACTGGCTGCCGTACGCCGTTATTTCAATTCGGCTACGAAAGAGTTGAACAACGCGGTCGAGACATTCCCATCCAACCTGATCGCCGGTATGTTCGGCTTTAAGAAGGAAGTGATGTTCGACCTCGGCGAACAACGCGCAACACTCGAAGAAGCACCAAAAATCAAGTTCTAA
- a CDS encoding site-specific integrase has translation MKSTFSVIYYLKRQVVKKDGTVPVMGRITVDGSQTQFSCKLTVDPKLWDTKGGRVTGRSTAALETNRMLDKMRVRINRHYQEIMERDNFVTAEKVKNAFLGLEHRYHTLMQVFRQHNEDYEKQVEAGMKAKGTLLKYRTVYKHMQEFLDIRYHVKDIALKELTPAFISDFEMFLRTDKHCCTNTVWLYVCPLRTMVFIAINNEWLTRDPFREYEIKKEETTRSFLTKDEIRLLMEGKLKNAKQELYRDLYLFCAFTGLSFADMRNLTEENIRTYFDEHEWININRQKTGVVSNIRLLDIANRIIGKYRGLCGDGRIFPVPHYNTCLAGIRAVAKRCGITKHITWHQSRHTAATTIFLSNGVPIETVSSMLGHKSIKTTQIYAKITKEKLNQDMENLAARLNGVEEFAGCTI, from the coding sequence ATGAAGAGTACATTTTCAGTAATCTACTACCTCAAGCGTCAGGTAGTGAAAAAGGACGGGACAGTTCCCGTCATGGGACGCATCACGGTGGACGGCAGCCAGACACAGTTCAGCTGCAAACTGACTGTCGATCCGAAACTGTGGGACACCAAAGGTGGACGTGTCACGGGCAGAAGCACGGCGGCACTCGAAACGAACCGTATGCTTGACAAGATGCGGGTACGCATCAACAGGCATTATCAGGAAATCATGGAGCGTGACAACTTCGTCACGGCGGAGAAGGTGAAGAACGCCTTTCTCGGACTGGAACACCGCTACCACACGCTGATGCAGGTGTTCCGCCAGCACAACGAGGACTACGAGAAGCAGGTGGAGGCAGGCATGAAAGCCAAAGGCACGCTGCTGAAGTACCGCACCGTTTACAAGCACATGCAAGAGTTCCTCGACATCCGCTACCATGTGAAGGACATCGCCCTAAAAGAGCTTACCCCGGCTTTCATCTCCGACTTCGAGATGTTCCTGCGCACGGACAAGCACTGCTGCACCAATACCGTGTGGCTGTACGTCTGCCCGTTACGGACGATGGTATTCATCGCCATCAACAACGAGTGGCTGACGCGCGACCCGTTCCGCGAGTATGAAATCAAGAAGGAGGAAACAACACGCAGTTTCCTGACCAAAGATGAGATCCGCCTGCTGATGGAGGGGAAACTGAAAAACGCCAAACAGGAATTGTACCGCGACCTCTACCTGTTCTGCGCCTTCACGGGGCTGTCGTTCGCGGATATGCGCAACCTTACGGAAGAGAATATCCGCACCTACTTCGACGAACACGAGTGGATAAACATCAACCGCCAGAAAACGGGCGTGGTGTCCAACATCCGCCTGCTCGACATCGCCAACCGCATAATCGGCAAATACCGGGGACTGTGCGGGGACGGCAGGATATTTCCCGTTCCGCATTATAACACGTGCCTTGCCGGTATCCGTGCCGTCGCCAAGCGTTGCGGCATCACCAAGCATATCACGTGGCATCAGAGCCGCCACACGGCAGCCACGACGATATTCCTCTCCAACGGTGTTCCCATCGAAACGGTCAGCTCCATGCTCGGACACAAGAGCATAAAGACGACGCAGATTTACGCAAAGATAACCAAAGAGAAGCTCAATCAGGACATGGAGAACCTTGCCGCAAGATTGAACGGCGTCGAGGAATTTGCAGGTTGCACCATCTAA
- a CDS encoding helix-turn-helix domain-containing protein, with translation MMNENNDVFTMEDEPIASVVQDMRKGSKWLSAFLESYRPPLDGERYLTDGEVSELLRVSRRTLQEYRNNRVLPFILLGGKVLYPETGLRGVLEANYRKPLE, from the coding sequence ATGATGAACGAGAACAACGATGTTTTTACGATGGAAGACGAGCCGATAGCCTCTGTGGTGCAGGATATGCGCAAAGGCTCGAAATGGCTGTCCGCATTTCTGGAAAGCTACCGTCCTCCGCTGGACGGGGAACGTTACCTGACGGACGGCGAGGTGTCGGAACTGCTCCGTGTGAGCCGGCGCACCTTGCAGGAATACCGCAACAACCGCGTGTTGCCCTTCATACTTTTGGGAGGGAAGGTGCTTTACCCGGAAACGGGGCTGCGCGGGGTACTGGAAGCGAACTACCGCAAGCCGCTGGAGTGA
- a CDS encoding helix-turn-helix domain-containing protein — MNMEIVSIEKKTFEMMVAAFGALSEKVAALRRKSDTGRMERWLTGEEVCGQLRISPRTLQTLRDRRLIGYSQINRRFYYKPEEVKRLIPLVGTLYPHGR; from the coding sequence ATGAATATGGAAATAGTATCTATCGAGAAAAAGACTTTCGAGATGATGGTGGCGGCATTCGGCGCACTCTCGGAGAAGGTCGCCGCCCTGAGGCGCAAAAGCGACACGGGGCGCATGGAAAGATGGCTCACGGGCGAGGAGGTCTGCGGGCAGTTGAGAATAAGCCCGCGCACGTTGCAGACGCTGCGTGACAGGCGGCTTATCGGCTACTCGCAGATAAACCGCAGGTTCTATTACAAGCCAGAGGAGGTGAAGCGGCTGATACCGCTTGTCGGCACGCTCTATCCGCACGGCAGATGA
- a CDS encoding helix-turn-helix domain-containing protein, translating into MLKPLLFIAEFCRRNKKKGLNMKVITMESSAYKEMMAQIANIAGYIREARDEKKRKRETEDKLLDTAQAAKMLNVSKRTMQRMRTDHRIEYVVVRGSCRYRLSEILRLLEDNTVRNEEGTIDTLFHNHTLRTGGKPKGRRT; encoded by the coding sequence TTGTTAAAGCCCCTTTTGTTTATTGCCGAATTTTGTCGCAGAAACAAAAAGAAAGGACTGAACATGAAAGTGATAACAATGGAAAGTTCCGCCTACAAGGAGATGATGGCGCAGATTGCGAACATCGCAGGGTACATCCGCGAGGCAAGGGACGAGAAGAAACGGAAGCGGGAAACCGAAGACAAGCTGCTTGACACGGCACAGGCGGCGAAGATGCTCAACGTGAGCAAGCGCACCATGCAGCGTATGCGCACCGACCACCGTATCGAGTATGTGGTGGTACGCGGAAGCTGCCGCTACCGCCTTTCCGAGATACTGCGGCTATTGGAGGACAACACAGTAAGGAACGAGGAAGGGACAATAGACACCCTGTTCCACAACCACACGCTGCGCACGGGCGGCAAACCAAAAGGAAGGAGGACATAG
- a CDS encoding helix-turn-helix domain-containing protein produces MELLTRNNFEGWMQKLMERLDRQDELLLAMKAEGKQPTITESIRLFDNQDLCMLLQISKRTLQRYRSVGALPYKTLGKKTYYSEEDVLTFLSNHIKDFKKEDIAFYKARIHNFFHK; encoded by the coding sequence ATGGAACTGCTCACACGAAACAACTTCGAGGGCTGGATGCAGAAGCTGATGGAACGGCTCGACCGTCAGGACGAACTGCTGCTGGCGATGAAGGCTGAGGGGAAACAGCCCACTATCACGGAAAGCATCCGCCTTTTCGACAATCAGGATTTGTGCATGTTGCTCCAGATAAGCAAACGCACCCTCCAACGCTACCGCAGCGTAGGCGCATTGCCCTACAAGACGCTGGGCAAGAAGACCTATTACAGCGAGGAGGACGTGCTGACATTCCTTTCCAACCATATCAAGGACTTCAAAAAGGAAGATATAGCCTTCTACAAGGCTCGTATCCATAATTTCTTTCATAAATAA
- a CDS encoding DUF3945 domain-containing protein translates to MAKKKDEKDVLVVRDEKTGEISVVAGLNADGTPKRTPAKAENAQSFLQFDRHGDVLDNFFKNFFRQCKEPSRFGFYRIAADQAENLLEVMKQLLKDPEANKELLAPHKVDTSDYEKKVQEEMAAQQTEKQEPQKQENMEQRKEQQQDKSEQMQGKRGYQPIDESKINWQELEDRWGVKRDNLEKSGDLTKMLNYGKSDLVKVKPTFGGESFELDARLSFKKDGEGNISLVPHFIRKEQKLDEYKEHKFSDNDRKNLRETGNLGRVVDIVDRETGEIIPSYISIDRKTNEITDIPASRVRIPERIGKTEITTQERDMLRAGLPVRDKLIERNDGRKFVTTLQVNVEQRGVEFVPGTGKSPRTAQTQETKGDTSKSQAQGGENAAQTKKEQRRNTWTNEDGSIRPISKWSGVSFTDQQKADYVAGKAVKLENVTDKQGFHATMYIKFNPEKGRPYRYDTNPDNAQQVAPSNESRTQVAVNNDGKTNEATKNLREPLQKGQTNPKDARQQQQQEKPQKKTGKGMKM, encoded by the coding sequence ATGGCAAAGAAAAAAGACGAAAAGGACGTGCTGGTAGTCCGTGACGAGAAGACAGGCGAGATCAGCGTGGTAGCCGGGCTGAACGCGGACGGCACACCCAAGCGCACCCCCGCAAAAGCGGAGAACGCGCAGAGTTTCCTGCAATTCGACCGACATGGCGACGTGCTGGACAACTTCTTCAAGAACTTCTTCCGGCAGTGCAAGGAACCCAGCCGCTTCGGTTTCTACCGCATTGCGGCAGACCAAGCTGAAAATCTCTTAGAGGTGATGAAGCAACTGCTGAAAGACCCCGAAGCGAACAAGGAGCTGCTCGCCCCTCACAAGGTGGACACCTCCGACTATGAGAAGAAGGTGCAGGAAGAGATGGCAGCACAACAGACAGAGAAACAAGAACCTCAAAAACAGGAGAACATGGAACAACGGAAAGAACAGCAACAGGACAAATCCGAACAGATGCAGGGCAAACGTGGCTACCAGCCCATCGACGAGAGTAAAATCAACTGGCAGGAGCTGGAGGACAGATGGGGCGTAAAGCGGGACAACCTTGAAAAGTCCGGCGACCTTACGAAGATGCTCAACTATGGCAAGTCCGACTTGGTAAAGGTCAAACCGACCTTCGGCGGCGAATCATTCGAGCTGGACGCCCGCCTCTCCTTCAAGAAGGACGGTGAGGGAAACATCAGCCTCGTGCCGCACTTCATCCGCAAGGAGCAGAAGCTGGATGAGTACAAGGAACACAAATTCTCCGACAATGACCGGAAGAACCTCCGCGAAACGGGCAATCTCGGTAGGGTCGTGGACATTGTGGACAGGGAAACGGGCGAGATCATCCCCTCCTACATCAGCATCGACCGCAAGACGAATGAAATCACGGACATTCCGGCAAGCAGGGTGCGCATCCCGGAGCGCATCGGCAAGACGGAAATCACCACGCAGGAGCGGGACATGCTCCGCGCCGGACTGCCCGTACGCGACAAGCTCATCGAGCGCAACGACGGCAGAAAGTTCGTCACCACCCTGCAAGTGAACGTGGAGCAGCGCGGCGTGGAGTTCGTGCCGGGAACCGGCAAGTCGCCCCGTACCGCACAGACACAGGAAACCAAAGGCGACACATCGAAAAGTCAGGCGCAGGGCGGGGAAAATGCCGCACAGACCAAGAAGGAGCAACGCCGCAACACGTGGACGAACGAGGACGGCAGCATCCGCCCCATCAGCAAATGGAGCGGCGTGAGCTTCACCGACCAGCAGAAAGCCGACTATGTGGCGGGTAAAGCCGTGAAGCTGGAGAACGTGACCGACAAGCAGGGCTTCCATGCCACGATGTATATCAAGTTCAACCCGGAGAAGGGACGCCCGTACCGCTACGACACGAACCCTGACAATGCACAGCAGGTTGCTCCGTCCAACGAGAGCCGCACGCAGGTGGCGGTGAACAACGATGGCAAGACCAACGAGGCTACAAAGAATCTGAGAGAGCCGTTGCAGAAAGGTCAGACCAACCCGAAGGACGCCCGCCAGCAACAGCAGCAGGAGAAGCCGCAGAAGAAAACGGGCAAGGGCATGAAAATGTAA